Proteins co-encoded in one Aethina tumida isolate Nest 87 chromosome 7, icAetTumi1.1, whole genome shotgun sequence genomic window:
- the LOC109601258 gene encoding nucleic acid dioxygenase ALKBH1, with protein MIYTNDGVKMFKESFKYYKSKNPLPSFEDVVDFSDIQKISNKVTKCKINPREISFFGLTSPTTWEVYELIDNPGLIFIKNPFTPLGQRYWTVKCLRDYTRKPNKSNLDALKLVPVDSEWWDMCQNNNNQLLKKMRWITLGYHHDWDTKVYSEDNRNDFPEDLGDLTTFIANALGFSNFKSEAAIVNYYHLDSTLSGHTDHSEINLEAPLFSFSLGQTAIFLIGGKTREEKPSAIFLKSGDVVVMSKESRLCYHGVPKILKTESKPWQLIDYVDKNVPDDYKDVVNICRDEKMWMPFEEYLSQSRININIRQVLKRGQKRLYNDL; from the exons atgatttatacTAACGACggtgttaaaatgtttaaggaaagttttaaatattataagtcAAAAAATCCTTTACCTAGTTTTGAAGATGTGGTTGATTTTAGTgacattcaaaaaatttcCAACAAG GTGACTAAATGTAAGATAAATCCCCGTGAAATCAGTTTTTTTGGACTGACATCACCAACAACTTGGGAAGTGTATGAACTAATTGATAATCCAG gcctaatttttataaaaaacccTTTTACTCCACTTGGACAAAGATACTGGACTGTGAAATGTCTAAGGGACTACACAAGAAAACCCAACAAAAGTAATTTAGATGCCTTAAAACTTGTACCTGTAGATAGCGAATGGTGGGACATGTgccaaaataataacaatcaattacttaaaaaaatgaggTGGATAACACTAGGGTATCATCATGATTGGGACACCAAA GTTTACTCAGAAGATAACAGGAATGATTTTCCTGAGGATTTGGGAGATTTGACTACATTTATTGCCAATGCACTtggattttcaaatttcaaatcagaAGCTGCTATTGTAAATTACTACCACTTGGATTCAACTTTATCTGGACACACAGATcattctgaaattaatttagaggCACCACTGTTTTCTTTTAGTTTAGGTCAGACagcgatttttttaattggcgGCAAAACAAGGGAGGAAAAACCCTCagcaatttttcttaaaagtggAGATGTGGTAGTCATGAGTAAAGAATCAAGATTATGTTATCATGGAGTTCCCAAAATACTTAAGACTGAATCAAAACCTTggcaattaattgattatgttgataaaaatgtgCCAGATGATTACAAGgatgttgtaaatatttgtagagATGAAAAAATGTGGATGCCATTTGAGGAGTATCTGAGTCAgtcaagaataaatattaatattcgacAAGTATTAAAACGAGGACAGAAGAGACTTTACAATgatctataa